The genome window CGGGCTTTCTTGAAAAACATCCTGACCTGCTCCGTATGGACGTTATGAAGTCGGATGCGGATGAGCCGCGTTTGATCGAAGGCATCAAAAAACTTATCTCATAATAGGAATGTTATGGAACTTATTGATCAACATACCAAAAAAATTATGGAAGGCTGCAAGGAGAGAGCTCGGGACGCGGGCCTCAAGTTTCAGGATGAAACCCTGGAATATATTGTAACCAACCGGGATTTACTGGAACTGTCACCGAAAATAATGATTCCAACCCTTTATGATTACTGGGTCCATGATGTGGAGGTCCTTAAAGAAAAAGGAAAATACGAACTATATCCCGGCAACCCGTATGAAACAGTCATCAATACCCGCCCGGCTATCTCTTTTTACAATGACAATAATCCGGATTGGCTCAACGTTATGATATTCTATCATGTTCTGGCGCATATAGATTTTTTTCAGAACAACCTGTTTTATCGTCATACATGGGACTACGATTTTGCAGGTCAGGCTCTTTCGGATAAACGCCTGATCGCAAAACTGAGATCCGAACACGGCCGCTGGGTGGATTATGTGATTGAATTTTCCAGGGGAATAGATAACCTGGCAGGATATTATTATGAACTATCAAGACTTAATCGTAAGGAGAATGCGGGCTGGTCAAATCAGATCGATTTTTATTTTGATGTATTTATACAGAAAATAAACAAACTCAGCGTACATGAGTATATTAAAGAAATCGAAAGATATAATGAGTGTTTGAAGGAATCCGGCGATTTGGGAGAAGAGACCTTCATGGCTGAAATAGATTCACAACATCCTGAATTTAAAGAGCTCTTTCGCAAGAGCCTGGAGGAGAAACCGAAGAGCAAGCAGGATCTTATACAATATTTAATGGAGCATTCCGAATTTTTGAATAAGGAAAAAAATAAGTGGATGAACTCTGTTTTACAGGTTGTCAGAAACACTTCGATTTTTTTTCAGCCCCAGATCCGGACAAAAATAATGAATGAAGGCTGGGCCAGTTACTGGCACGAAACCCTCTTCCTGAGCGATGACCGGATAGGCGGCCATGAGGTTGACTTTGCCAGGCTGAATGCCGGGGTCACATCGATGCCCAGGGTCGGCCTGAATCCATACGCGCTTGGAATGCGTCTTTTTTACTATATTGAAGAGATAGCTGATAAGGGAAAGTTAAGCTTTGAATTTCAAAAAGTTGCCAATGCCGAGGAACGGAAAACATTTGATCGTAGTACAAAAAATGGAAGATCTTTTATTTTTAGTGTCCGTGAAAACTATTCGGATTTTATGTTTATCAATAAATTTCTTGATCAGGATTTTGCTACCCGGAACAGGCTTTTTGTTGCCGGAAGGAGATTGAACCGGGCCAAAAAGGTTTATGAGTATTACATAAAAAGCCGGAAACTCGAAGACTACCGGGCAATGGTGCTGGATTCACTTTATCATCCTCCGCAGATTGAGATCGATACCGAAAAGATGAAAGACAACTCACTTTATCTCACCCACACTTTTGAAAACAAACCGCTGGTTAAAGAGTTTATTTCCAATACCATGGTGGGAATCGAGTACCTGTGGGGCTCTCCTGTGCATCTTGAGACCCATGAAGTCGTAGCAGCGCGGTCTGTTCCCAGCCAGGATTTGACACTTCTGGGGCCCACCCCGACAGGAGATGAGACTGCAGCACCGGGAATTAAATGGCAGAAAGTTTTGTATTCCATGAAAAATCGAAAACTTACCAGAAAAATTTTATAACGGCGCCGGTGCTTGTGAGAGGATCAAATATGAAAAATATCGAGAAAGCTTTGCAGCTTCTGAACAAAAGCACAAACGGACCGACGGAAAAAGCTCTATTGCCATTTGAGGAGTGGATTAAACTGGCGCATGACAAGCCTGAATCAGCTATTCGGAATGTGTTCCAGATTTTTCATGATATGGTAAAGAATTATGTTGATCAAGGTATTGACGAATATCCGGATGATCCGGAATCGATTCATTTCCTTGACTATGATTGCAGCAGACTTTTTGTGGAGGATTCCGACCGACCCTTCCTTGCAGACCGGCCGTTTGCCAACCGGCTGCTTAGACAAGTGGAAGCGCTGAAGCGGGGAGCACAGCAAAACAAGATCTATATTTTCTATGGGCCTCCCGGATGTGGTAAAAGCACATTCTTAAATAATCTGCTGAAAAAATTTGAAGAATATGCCAATATAAAAGAAGGTTTGCGCTATGAAACGGTCTGGCGGCTTGACAAAAAAATCCTGGGAGATTTTCGACACCATACTAAAAATACTTTGATAATGAAATTATGCAAGGCGCTTGAAGCTCCCATTGAAGGGGAGGACGCTTTGCCGGATGAAGAGGACTTTATTGATACTGAAACCGATTACATTGATATCCCCTGCCCGAGTCATGACCACCCTCTTCTTATGATTCCCAAAATATACCGCCGGGATTTTTTCGATGCCCTTTTTGATAATGATGAATTCAAAGAAAAACTTTTCACTGGAAAAGAGTATGAATGGGTATTCAGTGACAAACCATGCACTATCTGCAGTTCAATATATCAGGCGC of Desulfosarcina sp. BuS5 contains these proteins:
- a CDS encoding SpoVR family protein, which gives rise to MELIDQHTKKIMEGCKERARDAGLKFQDETLEYIVTNRDLLELSPKIMIPTLYDYWVHDVEVLKEKGKYELYPGNPYETVINTRPAISFYNDNNPDWLNVMIFYHVLAHIDFFQNNLFYRHTWDYDFAGQALSDKRLIAKLRSEHGRWVDYVIEFSRGIDNLAGYYYELSRLNRKENAGWSNQIDFYFDVFIQKINKLSVHEYIKEIERYNECLKESGDLGEETFMAEIDSQHPEFKELFRKSLEEKPKSKQDLIQYLMEHSEFLNKEKNKWMNSVLQVVRNTSIFFQPQIRTKIMNEGWASYWHETLFLSDDRIGGHEVDFARLNAGVTSMPRVGLNPYALGMRLFYYIEEIADKGKLSFEFQKVANAEERKTFDRSTKNGRSFIFSVRENYSDFMFINKFLDQDFATRNRLFVAGRRLNRAKKVYEYYIKSRKLEDYRAMVLDSLYHPPQIEIDTEKMKDNSLYLTHTFENKPLVKEFISNTMVGIEYLWGSPVHLETHEVVAARSVPSQDLTLLGPTPTGDETAAPGIKWQKVLYSMKNRKLTRKIL